The Mustela erminea isolate mMusErm1 chromosome 6, mMusErm1.Pri, whole genome shotgun sequence genome includes a region encoding these proteins:
- the LOC116593527 gene encoding uncharacterized protein LOC116593527: protein MTGSFIWRFHRDLLDSHPRKTPTDPHQEVKERIFSQGPQGHPDQVPYIAVWESLIDDPPPWVSPFAHPKPKPLPDSIPSPIPSAPPVPLCPANPPKPPISSNLYPVIGDSASSRRPKPKRILPPHDSPLIDLLTEDPPPHQSPPPPAQTPNSSESEEEPDNLPEERRPSPSPMAERLRSRKEPAQEGSSKLLPLRQGGGPGNQLQYWPFSASDLYNWKSHNPSFSQDPIALTALIESILITHQPTWDDCQQLLQTLLTTEERQKVFLEAGKNVLGDDGRPTQLPNVIDAAFPLTRPDWDFNAAEGRTHRNLYRQLLIAGLHNAGRHPTNLAQVRQVTQGSEESPTAFLERLKEAYRRYTPFDPHSHEQRENVSMAFIWQSAPDIRNKLQRLENLQDFSLQDLLKEAEKIYNKRETQEEKEELLSK from the exons ggtctttcatttggaggttccaccgagatcTATTGGACTCCCACCCAAGAAAGACTCCAACCGATCCCCACcaggag GTCAAGGAGCGAATCTTCAGTCAAGGACCCCAGGGCCATCCGGACCAAGTCCCTTACATAGCAGTCTGGGAAAGTCTAATTGATGACCCCCCTCCCTGGGTCTCTCCTTTCGCTCATCCAAAGCCTAAGCCCCTTCCAGACTCTATCCCTTCCCCAATACCTTCCGCTCCCCCTGTTCCCCTATGTCCTGCCAATCCTCCCAAACCCCCTATTTCTTCCAACTTATATCCTGTAATAGGTGATTCTGCCTCTTCCCGGCGTCCTAAGCCAAAGAGGATTCTTCCTCCTCATGACTCCCCCTTAATAGACCTCTTAAccgaggacccccccccccaccagtctCCCCCTCCACCAGCGCAAACACCGAATTCCTCAGAATCTGAGGAAGAACCGGATAACCTGCCTGAGGAACGCCGCCCCTCACCATCCCCAATGGCGGAAAGACTTAGGAGTCGCAAGGAACCAGCACAGGAGGGGTCGTCCAAGCTTCTTCCCCTGCGCCAAGGTGGGGGGCCAGGCAATCAACTTCAATACTGGCCCTTCTCAGCCTCAGACTTATATAACTGGAAGTCCCATAACCCTTCCTTCTCACAGGACCCCATAGCTTTGACCGCTTTAATCGAGTCCATTCTAATCACGCATCAACCCACTTGGGATGATTGCCAGCAGCTCTTGCAGACTCTTCTCACTacagaggagagacaaaaagTTTTTCTGGAAGCCGGAAAAAATGTTCTGGGAGACGATGGAAGACCTACCCAACTCCCGAACGTGATTGATGCCGCCTTTCCCTTGACCCGTCCTGACTGGGATTTCAACGCAGCTGAAGGTAGGACCCACCGAAATCTTTATCGCCAGTTACTCATAGCAGGCCTCCATAATGCGGGGCGCCACCCTACCAATTTGGCTCAGGTAAGACAGGTCACTCAGGGCTCAGAAGAATCTCCAACCGCTTTCCTAGAAAGACTTAAGGAGGCTTATCGTAGATATACTCCCTTCGATCCTCACAGTcatgaacagagagaaaatgtgtcCATGGCATTCATTTGGCAGTCAGCGCCAGACATTAGAAATAAGTTACAGCGACTGGAGAATTTACAAGATTTCTCGTTGCAAGATTTgttaaaggaggcagaaaaaatttataataagaGAGAAACTCAGG